One part of the Rutidosis leptorrhynchoides isolate AG116_Rl617_1_P2 chromosome 1, CSIRO_AGI_Rlap_v1, whole genome shotgun sequence genome encodes these proteins:
- the LOC139885829 gene encoding uncharacterized protein: MALLKFGKQIMGVSRSHQPLPLGFWRYLTLSKTTHRHRLLCASYTTSVNSDNTTTNNESELPTKHLLGYKGKFYSYLLRKFDYHPAPPNPAVPTRVQVMMRNIMVKIKSFPGENPPVHEIRPLYHELLCKLDKYGMVYVLMAFSRLEALRYKPSPSIDKFQDLVANLPTSMIPLFEDMTLDVLKAEYHHILNRDIKVLAEPSSLCVVADLYHIGKPHLKVFVIGDHLVVLGKDINDPNDYKFDPTPKQMVKIPPFPYFHDKITSSIIRGRLHVVFHHVDQSQVVNKPKIYEVIM, encoded by the exons ATGGCTTTGTTGAAATTTGGAAAACAAATAATGGGAGTGTCAAGATCTCATCAACCATTACCCTTAGGGTTTTGGCGTTACTTAACTTTATCAAAAACAACTCATCGTCATCGCCTTTTGTGTGCTAGTTATACCACCAGTGTTAATTCAGACAACACCACCACCAACAATGAATCGGAATTGCCAACAAAACATCTTCTTGGTTACAAAGGTAAATTTTATTCTTATCTGTTGAGGAAGTTTGACTATCATCCTGCTCCTCCTAATCCTGCTGTTCCTACCCGTGTCCAAG TGATGATGAGAAATATCATGGTAAAAATCAAGTCTTTTCCAGGAGAAAATCCTCCTGTCCATGAAATCAGGCCGCTATACCATG AACTGCTTTGTAAGTTGGATAAATATGGCATGGTTTATGTTTTGATGGCATTTTCGAGACTAGAAGCTCTCCGTTATAAACCTTCTCCGAGTATTGACAAATTCCAAGATTTGGTTGCTAACCTCCCCACCAGTATGATCCCTTTATTTGAAG ATATGACGCTTGACGTGTTAAAGGCGGAGTATCATCACATACTTAATCGAGACATCAAAGTGTTGGCTGAGCCATCAAGCTTGTGTGTTGTTGCTGACTTGTATCATATTGGAAAgcctcacctcaaagtcttcgtcaTCGGTGATCATCTAGTGGTATTGGGGAAAGACATAAATGACCCTAACGACTATAAATTTGATCCAACCCCTAAGCAAATGGTTAAAATCCCACCATTTCCTTACTTTCATGACAAGATCACTTCCTCCATCATACGAGGCCGACTCCATGTTGTTTTTCATCATGTTGATCAATCTCAAGTGGTCAACAAACCCAAGATTTACGAGGTTATAATGTAA
- the LOC139888053 gene encoding ABC transporter C family member 3-like isoform X1, giving the protein MVTLTQLETAMMGADQDLQESLLTDNCKAISKESNHNDAETVSPYANCSIISLVTFSWLSPLISIGYKKPLDLQDVPYLTGVDSVKGSFPILRKNLETQSKKKLTTFDLVKALIFTTWKDIIVTAILAVVYTLASYVGPYLITAFVQFLDGSEQDSKRNGYLFVFIFFVAKVVESITQRHWFFKLQQGGIQARAALVAMIYQKGLTISSQSTSGEVTNLIAIDAERIGDFGWYIHDPWLVILQVGFALAILYQNLGLGSLAALAAIVIIMLANIPLGSLQERFQNGLMKSKDNRMIETSELLRNMKILKLQGWEMKFLSKIYELRSVETIWLKKFLCTSTTIVSIFWVAPTFVAAVTFATCMLCGTQLESGKILSAIATFKILQQPIYNLPDTVSMIAQTKVSLDRITSYLNLDELDSNLVETVNSPENVAIDITNGSFSWGDQVALSDISIKVFHGMKVAICGKVGSGKSSLLSCILGETAKVSGSVMINGTKAYVAQSPWIQSAKIEDNILFGKKMDRLRYNKVLEACALHKDLEIMPFGDQTVIGERGINLSGGQKQRLQIARALYQDADIYLFDDPFSAVDAHTGSHLFKKCILEFLESKTVLYVTHQVEFLPVADLVLVVKGGRITQAGKYNDILDSESEFMELVGAHNEALSIIGSLETNLESEKTKVTEKDTINDVESDDDTQETNRQIVQNEEREKGSVGFVIYWKYITSYYKGALVPCILLAAIIFELLQVAGNYWLAWASPVSADDVAPVKGPTLIIVFVGLAFGSMICIFLRAMCLTTAGYKTANLLFNAMHLCIFRAPMSFFDSTPSGRILNRASTDQSAVDLTIPNAVGVFTFAVLQLLAVIILMSQISWQVFLVFIPVLAICIWLQQYYIPSARELARLVGVCKAPVIQHFSETLSGLMTIRSFNQAHRFQDTNMKLIDAYSRPKFHSAGAVEWLSFRVEVMSSLMFAFFLIFLLIIPNGTIDPSIAGLAVTYGLNLNILQASVIWKLCNMENSIISVERILQYTSIISEAPLIKSKRPNEIWPQHGKVDIHDLQVRYGPHMPLVLRGVTCTFHGGTKTGIVGRTGSGKSTLIQTLFRIVEPSRGEIFIDEINISTIGLHDLRSRLSIIPQDPTMFQGTVRSNLDPLEQYTDEQIWEALDKCQLGDEVRSKEGKLDSAINENGENWSMGQRQLVCLGRVLLKKSKVLVLDEATASVDTSTDYAIQQILGQHFADCTVIAIAHRITSVLNSDMVLVLEQGLVDEYDSPSKLLGNKSSSFTKLVAEYRGRSSSSYGTSK; this is encoded by the exons ATGGTCACACTGACCCAACTAGAGACTGCAATGATGGGAGCTGATCAAGATCTTCAAGAATCGCTCTTAACCGATAATTGTAAAGCTATAAGTAAAGAATCGAATCACAACGATGCAGAAACTGTAAGCCCTTATGCAAATTGTAGCATTATTAGCCTAGTCACTTTCTCTTGGTTGAGCCCATTGATTTCAATTGGTTATAAAAAACCATTAGACCTTCAAGATGTCCCTTACTTAACAGGTGTTGATAGTGTCAAAGGGTCCTTTCCAATTTTAAGAAAGAATTTAGAAACTCAAAGCAAGAAAAAGCTCACAACTTTTGATCTTGTAAAAGCTTTGATCTTTACAACATGGAAAGACATTATAGTTACAGCAATTCTAGCAGTTGTTTACACGCTCGCTTCTTACGTTGGTCCTTATCTCATAACCGCATTTGTTCAATTCCTTGATGGAAGCgagcaagattcaaaacgcaacggTTACCTTTTCGTTTTCATCTTCTTTGTTGCCAAAGTGGTTGAGTCAATTACACAAAGGCACTGGTTCTTTAAGCTGCAACAAGGTGGGATTCAGGCTCGTGCGGCCCTTGTTGCAATGATTTATCAAAAGGGTTTGACTATTTCGAGTCAGTCAACTAGTGGTGAGGTTACTAATTTAATCGCCATTGACGCTGAAAGAATCGGCGACTTTGGTTGGTACATACATGATCCATGGTTAGTAATCTTGCAGGTTGGTTTTGCACTAGCAATTTTATATCAGAATCTAGGGTTAGGATCACTTGCTGCGTTAGCCGCCATCGTGATCATAATGTTGGCTAATATTCCATTAGGGAGTTTGCAGGAGCGGTTTCAAAACGGGTTAATGAAATCGAAAGACAACAGGATGATTGAAACTTCTGAACTTTTGAGAAATATGAAAATTCTTAAACTTCAGGGGTGGGAAATGAAGTTTTTGTCAAAAATTTATGAGCTTAGAAGTGTTGAAACAATATGGTTGAAAAAGTTCTTGTGTACTTCAACTACAATTGTTAGCATATTTTGGGTTGCACCAACTTTTGTAGCTGCAGTCACTTTTGCAACATGTATGCTTTGTGGGACCCAACTCGAATCCGGGAAGATATTGTCTGCAATCGCAACGTTTAAGATACTTCAGCAACCGATTTACAATCTTCCTGATACAGTATCCATGATTGCACAGACTAAAGTCTCATTAGATCGTATCACTTCATATCTTAATCTCGACGAATTAGATTCTAATCTTGTAGAGACGGTTAATAGTCCTGAAAATGTTGCAATTGATATAACCAATGGAAGCTTTTCATGGGGTGATCAAGTAGCATTAAGTGATATAAGCATAAAAGTATTTCATGGTATGAAAGTTGCGATTTGTGGTAAAGTTGGGTCGGGAAAATCGAGTTTACTTTCGTGTATACTTGGGGAAACGGCTAAAGTTTCAGGAAGTGTGATGATTAATGGTACAAAAGCTTATGTTGCTCAATCACCATGGATACAAAGTGCAAAGATAGAAGATAACATCTTGTTTGGTAAAAAGATGGATCGATTACGGTACAATAAGGTTCTTGAAGCATGTGCTTTACATAAAGACTTAGAAATCATGCCTTTTGGTGATCAAACAGTTATAGGTGAAAGGGGAATTAATTTGAGCGGCGGTCAGAAACAGAGGTTACAGATTGCGCGCGCTTTATATCAAGATGCTGACATTTATCTTTTTGATGATCCGTTCAGTGCCGTTGATGCTCATACAGGAAGCCATTTGTTTAAA AAATGTATACTGGAGTTTCTGGAATCGAAAACGGTTCTTTATGTCACCCATCAAGTAGAGTTCTTGCCAGTTGCTGACCTTGTGCTG GTTGTGAAAGGTGGAAGAATTACACAAGCTGGAAAGTATAATGACATTCTTGATTCAGAAAGTGAGTTTATGGAACTTGTTGGTGCACATAATGAAGCTTTATCGATAATTGGCTCGTTGGAGACCAATTTAGAATCCGAAAAGACAAAAGTTACCGAAAAAGATACGATAAACGATGTTGAATCGGATGATGATACACAAGAGACGAATAGACAGATAGTTCAAAACGAAGAACGAGAAAAAGGAAGTGTTGGTTTTGTTATCTACTGGAAATACATTACAAGTTATTATAAAGGTGCACTTGTGCCATGTATACTACTAGCCGCAATCATTTTTGAGCTACTTCAAGTTGCAGGCAATTACTGGTTGGCTTGGGCTTCACCGGTGTCAGCAGACGATGTGGCCCCGGTTAAAGGGCCCACACTCATTATTGTGTTTGTTGGTTTAGCATTTGGAAGCATGATTTGCATTTTTCTTAGAGCCATGTGTCTTACAACAGCTGGTTATAAAACGGCCAATCTACTGTTCAACGCAATGCATTTATGCATATTTCGCGCTCCGATGTCTTTCTTTGACTCTACCCCAAGTGGGCGCATCCTAAACAGA GCGTCGACGGATCAAAGCGCAGTAGACTTAACAATTCCAAATGCAGTTGGCGTTTTTACGTTTGCAGTTCTGCAGCTTCTGGCTGTTATCATACTCATGTCTCAGATTTCATGGCAGGTGTTTTTAGTTTTCATTCCAGTTCTTGCTATTTGCATATGGTTGCAG CAATATTACATCCCGTCAGCACGAGAGTTAGCACGACTAGTTGGTGTGTGCAAAGCTCCTGTAATACAACACTTTTCGGAAACCTTATCGGGTTTAATGACCATCAGGAGCTTTAACCAGGCGCATAGATTTCAAGACACGAATATGAAACTAATCGATGCATATTCCCGACCAAAGTTTCATAGTGCCGGTGCAGTAGAATGGCTATCATTCCGAGTTGAAGTGATGTCATCGCTGATGTTTGCTTTCTTCTTAATCTTCTTACTAATTATCCCTAACGGAACCATTGATCCAA GTATTGCGGGATTAGCAGTAACGTACGGGCTTAATTTAAACATCCTACAAGCGTCCGTAATATGGAAACTATGCAACATGGAGAATagtatcatttcagtcgaaagaatactTCAATACACATCGATTATCAGTGAGGCACCTCTCATAAAATCGAAAAGACCAAACGAAATATGGCCACAACATGGAAAAGTCGATATCCACGACCTCCAG GTTCGGTATGGCCCACACATGCCGCTCGTGTTAAGAGGAGTTACGTGCACTTTTCATGGTGGTACCAAGACCGGAATTGTAGGAAGAACAGGAAGTGGTAAATCAACACTTATACAAACGTTATTTCGCATTGTTGAACCGAGTAGGGGAGAAATATTCATAGATGAGATCAATATATCCACGATCGGGCTTCATGATTTGCGGTCAAGATTAAGCATAATCCCTCAAGATCCGACCATGTTCCAAGGAACTGTAAGAAGCAATCTGGATCCACTTGAACAGTACACTGATGAACAGATATGGGAG GCTCTAGATAAGTGTCAACTGGGAGATGAAGTTAGGAGTAAAGAAGGCAAACTTGATTCGGCAATAAATGAGAATGGGGAAAATTGGAGCATGGGTCAAAGGCAACTGGTGTGTCTTGGGCGCGTGTTATTAAAAAAGAGTAAGGTTTTGGTGCTTGATGAGGCTACTGCCTCAGTCGATACATCAACGGATTACGCAATACAGCAAATACTTGGGCAGCATTTCGCTGACTGTACTGTCATCGCAATCGCACATAGGATCACGTCCGTGCTCAATTCTGACATGGTTCTGGTCTTGGAACAAG GCCTTGTTGATGAATACGATTCGCCATCAAAGTTGTTGGGAAACAAATCTTCTTCCTTCACAAAGCTTGTTGCTGAGTACCGTGGAAGATCAAGTTCCAGCTATGGAACCTCAAAATAA
- the LOC139888053 gene encoding ABC transporter C family member 3-like isoform X2 yields MVSNLAGSLQERFQNGLMKSKDNRMIETSELLRNMKILKLQGWEMKFLSKIYELRSVETIWLKKFLCTSTTIVSIFWVAPTFVAAVTFATCMLCGTQLESGKILSAIATFKILQQPIYNLPDTVSMIAQTKVSLDRITSYLNLDELDSNLVETVNSPENVAIDITNGSFSWGDQVALSDISIKVFHGMKVAICGKVGSGKSSLLSCILGETAKVSGSVMINGTKAYVAQSPWIQSAKIEDNILFGKKMDRLRYNKVLEACALHKDLEIMPFGDQTVIGERGINLSGGQKQRLQIARALYQDADIYLFDDPFSAVDAHTGSHLFKKCILEFLESKTVLYVTHQVEFLPVADLVLVVKGGRITQAGKYNDILDSESEFMELVGAHNEALSIIGSLETNLESEKTKVTEKDTINDVESDDDTQETNRQIVQNEEREKGSVGFVIYWKYITSYYKGALVPCILLAAIIFELLQVAGNYWLAWASPVSADDVAPVKGPTLIIVFVGLAFGSMICIFLRAMCLTTAGYKTANLLFNAMHLCIFRAPMSFFDSTPSGRILNRASTDQSAVDLTIPNAVGVFTFAVLQLLAVIILMSQISWQVFLVFIPVLAICIWLQQYYIPSARELARLVGVCKAPVIQHFSETLSGLMTIRSFNQAHRFQDTNMKLIDAYSRPKFHSAGAVEWLSFRVEVMSSLMFAFFLIFLLIIPNGTIDPSIAGLAVTYGLNLNILQASVIWKLCNMENSIISVERILQYTSIISEAPLIKSKRPNEIWPQHGKVDIHDLQVRYGPHMPLVLRGVTCTFHGGTKTGIVGRTGSGKSTLIQTLFRIVEPSRGEIFIDEINISTIGLHDLRSRLSIIPQDPTMFQGTVRSNLDPLEQYTDEQIWEALDKCQLGDEVRSKEGKLDSAINENGENWSMGQRQLVCLGRVLLKKSKVLVLDEATASVDTSTDYAIQQILGQHFADCTVIAIAHRITSVLNSDMVLVLEQGLVDEYDSPSKLLGNKSSSFTKLVAEYRGRSSSSYGTSK; encoded by the exons ATGGTTAGTAATCTTGCAG GGAGTTTGCAGGAGCGGTTTCAAAACGGGTTAATGAAATCGAAAGACAACAGGATGATTGAAACTTCTGAACTTTTGAGAAATATGAAAATTCTTAAACTTCAGGGGTGGGAAATGAAGTTTTTGTCAAAAATTTATGAGCTTAGAAGTGTTGAAACAATATGGTTGAAAAAGTTCTTGTGTACTTCAACTACAATTGTTAGCATATTTTGGGTTGCACCAACTTTTGTAGCTGCAGTCACTTTTGCAACATGTATGCTTTGTGGGACCCAACTCGAATCCGGGAAGATATTGTCTGCAATCGCAACGTTTAAGATACTTCAGCAACCGATTTACAATCTTCCTGATACAGTATCCATGATTGCACAGACTAAAGTCTCATTAGATCGTATCACTTCATATCTTAATCTCGACGAATTAGATTCTAATCTTGTAGAGACGGTTAATAGTCCTGAAAATGTTGCAATTGATATAACCAATGGAAGCTTTTCATGGGGTGATCAAGTAGCATTAAGTGATATAAGCATAAAAGTATTTCATGGTATGAAAGTTGCGATTTGTGGTAAAGTTGGGTCGGGAAAATCGAGTTTACTTTCGTGTATACTTGGGGAAACGGCTAAAGTTTCAGGAAGTGTGATGATTAATGGTACAAAAGCTTATGTTGCTCAATCACCATGGATACAAAGTGCAAAGATAGAAGATAACATCTTGTTTGGTAAAAAGATGGATCGATTACGGTACAATAAGGTTCTTGAAGCATGTGCTTTACATAAAGACTTAGAAATCATGCCTTTTGGTGATCAAACAGTTATAGGTGAAAGGGGAATTAATTTGAGCGGCGGTCAGAAACAGAGGTTACAGATTGCGCGCGCTTTATATCAAGATGCTGACATTTATCTTTTTGATGATCCGTTCAGTGCCGTTGATGCTCATACAGGAAGCCATTTGTTTAAA AAATGTATACTGGAGTTTCTGGAATCGAAAACGGTTCTTTATGTCACCCATCAAGTAGAGTTCTTGCCAGTTGCTGACCTTGTGCTG GTTGTGAAAGGTGGAAGAATTACACAAGCTGGAAAGTATAATGACATTCTTGATTCAGAAAGTGAGTTTATGGAACTTGTTGGTGCACATAATGAAGCTTTATCGATAATTGGCTCGTTGGAGACCAATTTAGAATCCGAAAAGACAAAAGTTACCGAAAAAGATACGATAAACGATGTTGAATCGGATGATGATACACAAGAGACGAATAGACAGATAGTTCAAAACGAAGAACGAGAAAAAGGAAGTGTTGGTTTTGTTATCTACTGGAAATACATTACAAGTTATTATAAAGGTGCACTTGTGCCATGTATACTACTAGCCGCAATCATTTTTGAGCTACTTCAAGTTGCAGGCAATTACTGGTTGGCTTGGGCTTCACCGGTGTCAGCAGACGATGTGGCCCCGGTTAAAGGGCCCACACTCATTATTGTGTTTGTTGGTTTAGCATTTGGAAGCATGATTTGCATTTTTCTTAGAGCCATGTGTCTTACAACAGCTGGTTATAAAACGGCCAATCTACTGTTCAACGCAATGCATTTATGCATATTTCGCGCTCCGATGTCTTTCTTTGACTCTACCCCAAGTGGGCGCATCCTAAACAGA GCGTCGACGGATCAAAGCGCAGTAGACTTAACAATTCCAAATGCAGTTGGCGTTTTTACGTTTGCAGTTCTGCAGCTTCTGGCTGTTATCATACTCATGTCTCAGATTTCATGGCAGGTGTTTTTAGTTTTCATTCCAGTTCTTGCTATTTGCATATGGTTGCAG CAATATTACATCCCGTCAGCACGAGAGTTAGCACGACTAGTTGGTGTGTGCAAAGCTCCTGTAATACAACACTTTTCGGAAACCTTATCGGGTTTAATGACCATCAGGAGCTTTAACCAGGCGCATAGATTTCAAGACACGAATATGAAACTAATCGATGCATATTCCCGACCAAAGTTTCATAGTGCCGGTGCAGTAGAATGGCTATCATTCCGAGTTGAAGTGATGTCATCGCTGATGTTTGCTTTCTTCTTAATCTTCTTACTAATTATCCCTAACGGAACCATTGATCCAA GTATTGCGGGATTAGCAGTAACGTACGGGCTTAATTTAAACATCCTACAAGCGTCCGTAATATGGAAACTATGCAACATGGAGAATagtatcatttcagtcgaaagaatactTCAATACACATCGATTATCAGTGAGGCACCTCTCATAAAATCGAAAAGACCAAACGAAATATGGCCACAACATGGAAAAGTCGATATCCACGACCTCCAG GTTCGGTATGGCCCACACATGCCGCTCGTGTTAAGAGGAGTTACGTGCACTTTTCATGGTGGTACCAAGACCGGAATTGTAGGAAGAACAGGAAGTGGTAAATCAACACTTATACAAACGTTATTTCGCATTGTTGAACCGAGTAGGGGAGAAATATTCATAGATGAGATCAATATATCCACGATCGGGCTTCATGATTTGCGGTCAAGATTAAGCATAATCCCTCAAGATCCGACCATGTTCCAAGGAACTGTAAGAAGCAATCTGGATCCACTTGAACAGTACACTGATGAACAGATATGGGAG GCTCTAGATAAGTGTCAACTGGGAGATGAAGTTAGGAGTAAAGAAGGCAAACTTGATTCGGCAATAAATGAGAATGGGGAAAATTGGAGCATGGGTCAAAGGCAACTGGTGTGTCTTGGGCGCGTGTTATTAAAAAAGAGTAAGGTTTTGGTGCTTGATGAGGCTACTGCCTCAGTCGATACATCAACGGATTACGCAATACAGCAAATACTTGGGCAGCATTTCGCTGACTGTACTGTCATCGCAATCGCACATAGGATCACGTCCGTGCTCAATTCTGACATGGTTCTGGTCTTGGAACAAG GCCTTGTTGATGAATACGATTCGCCATCAAAGTTGTTGGGAAACAAATCTTCTTCCTTCACAAAGCTTGTTGCTGAGTACCGTGGAAGATCAAGTTCCAGCTATGGAACCTCAAAATAA
- the LOC139888200 gene encoding uncharacterized protein, whose translation MDQSSLQGTQTQDHTDWVVAFNHFKNLIGTASVDLKVQYIIKLSHLLNRVPESILVSTVPILVNLLDTSSTNDTLLKATVYCLKRLSCEGEGRLASIIGRSAAIHRILCLLPQSDVCLQKLLLKFLRNVVAFDGTNRVNVARIGGLKVIIDMLNSSSCPNSLRTLLLDILSALSLLREVRRSVYNLRAVSLLIESAKVGKLASRTRAAQAIGLLGLVKRARRDLVNFGAIEALVDLLTNGDVSTKIVAGNALGVLSSHIDYIRPVAEHGVIPLYAQLLQEQAPLAKEIAEDVFCILAVFDSNSVTIVEHLVTIMRGNDNENIAAAADVLWDLSSYNHVLPFIHSSGVITISLELLRSSNDTNVREKVSGAIAQLCYNEAERVVISESDGISILINMLEDESEEVKDNAAQALVYFYEDPLLCDRTTAVHNHPSFVRMKERMWHTRGAELRLAASVRQMTLDELTWNPALV comes from the coding sequence ATGGATCAATCAAGTTTGCAAGGAACACAAACACAAGACCACACTGATTGGGTAGTAGCATTCAATCATTTCAAAAACCTGATAGGGACCGCGAGTGTGGATTTAAAAGTGCAGTATATAATCAAACTTTCTCACCTGCTAAACCGTGTTCCTGAAAGCATATTAGTATCCACTGTGCCTATTTTAGTCAATCTTCTTGACACATCATCCACAAACGATACACTTTTGAAAGCCACAGTCTATTGTTTAAAGCGCTTATCGTGTGAAGGGGAAGGACGTCTGGCTTCAATCATTGGTCGATCTGCAGCCATACATCGAATTCTGTGCCTGTTACCTCAATCTGATGTGTGTTTACAAAAACTACTTTTGAAGTTCCTTAGAAATGTTGTAGCTTTTGATGGTACTAATCGTGTTAATGTAGCTAGAATTGGTGGGCTAAAGGTTATAATTGATATGTTAAATTCAAGCTCTTGTCCTAATAGTTTAAGAACTCTGTTATTGGATATTTTGAGTGCACTTTCTCTTTTAAGAGAGGTTAGAAGGTCTGTTTATAATTTGAGAGCTGTTAGTTTACTAATCGAATCAGCTAAAGTTGGGAAATTGGCTTCTAGGACTCGAGCCGCTCAAGCAATCGGGTTACTTGGTTTAGTTAAACGTGCAAGACGTGATCTTGTTAACTTTGGTGCTATCGAGGCTCTTGTTGATTTGTTAACAAATGGTGATGTTTCAACAAAGATTGTTGCTGGTAATGCATTAGGGGTATTATCGTCACATATTGATTACATTAGACCCGTTGCTGAACACGGAGTTATTCCTTTATACGCGCAACTTCTTCAGGAACAAGCGCCATTGGCTAAGGAGATTGCAGAGGATGTGTTTTGTATTTTAGCTGTTTTTGATTCTAATTCAGTAACGATTGTTGAACATTTAGTGACGATTATGAGAGGAAACGATAACGAAAACATAGCGGCAGCAGCTGATGTTTTGTGGGACCTATCAAGTTATAATCACGTGTTACCCTTTATCCATAGTTCAGGTGTGATTACAATTTCGTTGGAGCTTTTGAGAAGTAGTAATGATACTAATGTTAGGGAAAAAGTTAGTGGGGCCATCGCTCAGTTGTGTTACAACGAGGCTGAACGGGTTGTGATATCTGAATCGGATGGAATATCGATTTTGATTAATATGTTAGAAGATGAGTCAGAGGAAGTCAAAGATAATGCTGCACAGGCGCTCGTTTACTTTTATGAGGACCCGTTGTTGTGTGATAGAACGACAGCTGTGCATAATCATCCTTCGTTTGTTCGCATGAAGGAGAGGATGTGGCACACACGTGGGGCCGAGTTACGTTTGGCTGCGTCGGTTAGACAGATGACTCTTGACGAGCTAACTTGGAATCCAGCTCTGGTATAA
- the LOC139850148 gene encoding uncharacterized protein, with product MGDSTSATQISKLDFSDPLYLLANDTSGTPITTVKLKGTEIYNIWSKSMLLALSTKNKIGFIKGTVIFSTNASDVWKELKETCDKIDTSIIYNLHHQINTLKQGDSTLPEYYHKLNTLWKQYDAMVSLPICTCNAAAYTCAAATSHKDHVKMMKLMQFLMGLNDEYTSVRSNILLRDTVIDVKEAYAIISREESHKGISTDKIVKTQANAFVSQSNNTFNKAGNNSGNFSSNNNNRNQNHTLKCKKMQQAWSYN from the exons ATGGGTGATAGTACTTCTGCTACACAAATTAGTAAATTGGATTTTAGTGATCCACTTTATCTTCTTGCAAATGATACATCTGGTACACCTATTACAACTGTAAAGTTAAAAGGAACAGAAATTTATAATATTTGGAGTAAGTCAATGTTATTGGCTTTATCCACAAagaataaaattggttttataaaaggcACTGTT ATTTTCTCTACTAATGCATCTGATGTGTGGAAAGAATTAAAAGAGACTTGTGATAAGATTGATACTTCTATAATATACAACTTACATCATCAAATTAATACACTTAAACAAGGTGATAGTACACTTCCTGAGTATTATCACAAACTTAATACATTATGGAAACAATATGATGCTATGGTGTCCTTACCTATTTGTACTTGTAATGCAGCTGCCTACACATGTGCAGCAGCTACATCTCACAAAGATCATGTAAAGATGATGAAGTTAATGCAGTTTTTAATGGGCTTAAATGATGAATATACATCTGTTAGAAGTAATATCTTATTAAGAGACACTGTAATCGATGTTAAAGAAGCTTATGCTATCATTTCAAGAGAAGAGTCCCATAAGGGAATTTCCACAGATAAAATTGTCAAGACTCAAGCTAATGCTTTTGTGTCTCAATCAAATAACACATTTAATAAGGCTGGGAATAATTCTGGGAACTTTTCAAGTAATAACAATAACAGAAATCAAAACCATACCTTAAAATGTAAAAAAATGCAACAAGCTTGGTCATACAATTGA